Genomic segment of Chloracidobacterium sp. N:
CCGCGGAAGAGCCTTTATTCTTGACCACTACACTTGGGAACGGGTGGCACAAAAACTGCTGGCAACGTACGAGCGCATCCTGGCGACATGACGAAGGTTGATCTTTCCCGTTTTGACAATGCCTGGTACCGGCCCGGCCCGGTGTTCAAGCGTGTGCTGTGGATGCTGGTCAATGCCTGGATTTTCAAGTCTGACCTGCCCTATCCCTCGGCGCTGAAGGTGGCCCTGCTCCGGCTGTTCGGCGCGCGGGTGGGGCAGGGCGTGGTCATCAAACCGAACGTCAACATCAAGTACCCGTGGTTTCTCTCGATTGGCGACTTTACCTGGATTGGTGAAGGTGCGTGGATTGACAACTTGGCTCAGGTGACAATTGGTGCCCATGCCTGTATTTCACAGGGGGCATACCTGCTGACCGGCAACCACGACTACACCTCGCCTTCCTTCGACCTGATGGTGGGGCCGATTGTCATCACGGATGGGGCCTGGATCGGCGCCAAAAGCATCGTGCTGCCGGGAACCGAGATTGCCAGTCACGTCGTCGTTGCGGCGGGCAGTGTCATCGGCGGCAAAACCGAGCCATACAGCATCTATCGCGGATGTCCGGCGCAGTGGGTGCGGCAGCGGGTGCTTCGCACGACAGAGCCATCTGTCGCCCAGGTGTCGCAACCGTCATGACACGCCACCGGGAGACCGTCCCTTCCACTTCGGAAAGGTTGCCCACTTCAGCGCCGTCGGCCACACCGGCGCCGCGTCTGCTCATTCTGACCCACTACTTTTATCCTGAAACGGCCGCGGTGGCGCAGTTCACCACCGAAATTGCCCAGGACTTCGCCCGGCGTGGTGGTGAGGTCATGGTGGTGACGAGCCGCGCGCCATACCAGCGGGATGCTCAGCCGTTACCGGCCCATGACCGGCTGGGGGCAATCCGCATCCGCCGGGTGCTGGGTACCCGTTTTGACAAGCGTCGTCTGTGGGGCCGGCTGCTCAACCTGGCGACCTTCGTCGCCGGGGCTGCCATCGAGACGACCGTGGGTTTTCGGGGATATGACGTACTGCTGGTGTGCAATGCGCCACTACTTGGCCTCGTCGGGTGGCTGGGATGGATGATGCAGCGCCGTCCCTATGTCTGCGTTGTCGAGGACATCTATCCTGATCTGGCCGTACGGTTCGGGGTCCTGAAGGAACATTCTCTGGTGCGGCGGTTGTGGGATGCCGTCAACGCCCTGGTCTATGACGGGGCGGCGGCGGTCATTACGCTGGGCAATCGCATGCGCGTGACGCTTGAAGCCACCCATGCCCGTTCCAGAGGGCGTTTCCTGCCGGTGCGTGTCATCCCCAGTTGGGCGGATGGAACGGCCATTCATCCCCGCCCAAAGGCGGAAAATCCCTTTGCGCTGGAACACGGCACTCATGACCGGCTCACCGTGCTGTATTCCGGGAACATGGGACTGGCGCATGACCTGGAAACCGTTCTGGCTGCCGCTGACGCCCTGCGTCATGATCCGCGGTTTTTCTTCCTCTTCATCGGCGACGGGGGCAAACGGGCCCGCCTCGTCGGGATCGCCGCGGACAAACAGTTACCCAACGTGAAGTTTTTACCCTACCAGCCGGTGGAACGGCTGCCCCTGTCGCTGACCTGCGCCGATCTTTCGGTGGTGACGATGGAACCGGCGGCCGAAGGTCTTATCATTCCCAGCAAAATCTATGGTTCGCTCGCCGCCGGACAGGCCATTCTCGCACTGGTCGGTGAGCATACCGAGGTGGCTGACATCATTCAGGCGCATGCCTGTGGTGTTCGCATTGCACCAGGTGACGTGGCGGCACTGGTCGCTGCGCTGCGCCGGCTGGCCGACGAGCCGGAGTCTTTGACCGCCATGCAGCGCCGCGCCCGTGAATGCTTTGAGCAGCATTTTCGGCGCGAACTGGCACTTGATGCCTACTGGGAGGTCGTCACGTCCGCGATGCGTACCCGCCCAGCACACTGACGCCTTGCTGGAAAGCCAAAGAGACAAAGCCGAAAGCCAAAGAAAAAAGCGGCAGCGCTGCTGCGCTGCCGCCGGGAAAGCCAACTGTAGCTACCTGGTTTAGAACTGATACCGCACGCCAACCTGGAACTGGAACACCGAGTTCCCCAGCGTGTTGTTGAGCAGAAGCTGCCCAAGCCGCGGGCTGTTCAGGTTGCGCTCCCGGAGGGACAGGAAGTTCGGGTTGAGCGGCACATTCGCCTGCGGAATACCACAGTTGCGTTGCGCAGCGATCAGGGCATTGCCCGTCAATCCGGCAAAGTTGCACAGACTCGTCACCGCGGCGCCGCTGTATTGCAGTCCCATGAGGTTGAACAGGTTGAAGAACTCACCCGAAATCGTGACATCCTGGGATTCGGTGATCTTGAAACGCTTCTGCAGGCGCAGGTCAACGTTGTAGACCGGGCGGTTGCGGAACGCATTGCGCGGGAACGGCTGGCCGGGCGCGCGGTACGGCCGGTCGAGCTGTCCGCCCGACCCGGCACCGAGCGTTCCGTCACGGTTGACGTCGGCTGAGCCGCCGCCAATGTTGCCTACGATGCCATCAACGGGGAAGGCCGACTGCAACCGCACCACGCTTGACACTTCAAACCCATAGGGCAGGAAGATGACCGGGTTGACGACAAACAGGTGCCGCCGGTCAATGTTGGAGAAGCCACGCTCGGCACGCAGGTCAAACGAGTTGGCCGGGAACGACCCGCCAGCTTCACGTTCGTTGTCATCGTCCGAGACATTGTCCGAGAGCGTGTAGAAAGCCGAGAATTGACCCCACCGCCGCTCGAACTTCGCCCGCAGCACCATGGCGCGGTAGAGCGACCGGGCCGTGGATTCACGCACGGTCAACTGCCCGACACCGAGGTTGGGGCGGGTGGCAAAGGGCGCCACCGTCGGGTTGAAAATCGGACGCAGCGAGATGTCGCCCGGAATGTTATCCGGGTTGATGCGCGGGGCCGGAAGGTTCAACTGCCGGTTCCGCTGCAGGTACACCGTGTTGATGAGCGAAAAGTCCACACCGAACGTCAGCCCACGCGCCACTTGGTATTCATACCCGAAGTTGGCCTGGACGGAACGTGGGTTGCGGAAGTCTTCCGAAATAAAGAGCGGGGCCGCCGCTGCCGAAAGTGAAAACGGCGTGGCACCGGCCGGGAGGAACTGGTTGAGCACATTGGCAATCTGGGTGAGCTGCGCCGGTGTGACCGTCGGCAGCGCCCCAAGCTGGAAGTTGTTGAGGTTGATGCCAGCCAGCAGGAACTGCCGGAACACGGTGTTCGGTGCCGCGCCCGTACCCATAACGGCCCGGTATCCAGCCGTTGCTGGCGAGGCGTCAAACGCCGTCTGGTTGAATCCGGCTGGCAGGGTGAAGGGGATCTGTGCCGACAGGTTACCCGGCGGAATGCGGAAGTTGTTGGTGGCATCGGCAAACAGCAGCAGGGGCGTCGTGGCGTAGTAAATACCACCATTGGCGCGGAAAACTGACTTCCCGTTGTTGAACGGGTCCCACGCAATACCCAACCGTGGGGCGTACTGGTTGGTCACGTCTGGAATCTGGGTGGGATTGCGCCGCAGTCCGGGAACGTCAATCGGATACTGCACGCTGCGGACAATGTTGACGAGGTTCGTATTGTTGGCCGCCGGGGTGGGGTTGTATTGCCCTTCCCAGCGCAGCCCGTAGTTGAGCGTGAAGTTGGGGCGAATCCGCCACGAGTCCTGACCAAAGAAGGCCAACTGATGGACAGTGTATTCGGTGAACCGGTTGCCAATCTGCACCGTGTAGTTGGCGGCGACGTCAAACCGTCCACGCTGGGCTGTCGGCGGCGCGCTAGGTGGCACGACCGGCACCTGGACGCCGTTGATAACGGCCAAGGTCGTATTAGCCCCGATCAGCGAGTAGTTGCCAAACTGGTTGAAACCAAACAACTGGTTGGCAAACACGCGGCTGTACTCAAAGCCGAATTTCATTGTGTGGTTGCCGGCCAGCACTGTCAGGTTGTTGACGAACTGCGTCCGCGTGTCGTACTGCGTGGTTGGCAGGAAGGCGACGGCCCCAACATTACCAATGAAGCTGTTGAATGTTGGACGGCTGGAGTTGGAGCCACGTGGGCGGTCTTCCCGCGCAAACTGGAAGCGGAACTCATTGAACAGGCTCGGTGTGAGCGTGCTGTAGAGCGACACCACGCCAATGTTGTTGCGGTTGCGCTCCGCACCGTTGTTTGCCAGGGAGCTGTTGGTTGTCGGGAAAATTTGCGGGCCGTTGGAGTTGGCATTCAAGGCGCGGTTATAACTGAAGTTATAACGCACCGTCAGAAGGTTCTTGCTGGTGATCTGCCAGTCCAACCGCAGGAGTGGGGCCCAGGCATCGTTGGTTTGTTCAAAATTCCCCTGCTCGCTGACATAGAAGTCATACACAGCCCGCTGTGAAGGCGTCAACGTGGCTGGATTGACCAGCGCCAGGTTGGGGAAGGCCGTGCTGCGCGTCTGGCGCAGCCGTTGCTGCTCATAAGCAAAGAAGAAGAAAAACTTGTTCTTGACGATGGGGCCGCCAACGGAGCCGCCAAACTGCTGCTGCGTCGGCGCGGCATTGATTTTGCCCGTGATGCCCTGCGCGACAAACTGGGCTTCCTGTGCCCGGAAGAAGTCATTGGTACGGGCGGCTTCCTGCGGGCGGATCAGGTAAAACGCCGTGCCGTGGAATTCATTGGTGCCGCTCTTGGTGACGGCATTGACTGTTCCGCCCGTGGAGCGTCCGAACTCGGCTGAATAGCCGGCTGAAACCACCTGGAACTCCCGGATGGATTCCTGCGGGATGGTGAAGGCGGAATTCGAGCGTTCGCCGCCGCGGATGCCACCGAAAAACGGCTGGTTGTAGTCCATGCCGTCCACGTTGACGTTGGCGCCGTAAATCCCGCGCTGTCCCGAAAGGGAAATCTGCTGCCGGCGCGGCTCAACCTGGGCATTGGGCGACAGGGTGACGAAATCCTGGAAGCGCCGCCCGTTGATGGGCAGGTTTTGAATGGCCGTCGAGTTCTGGATGGCGTCGGCCTCGCTGCGGGTCGTCTGGATGCTGACCCCGCTGGCCGTCACCTCGATGACTTCACCGGTAACGGCTTCCACGCCGAGCGTCAGGTTGACGTTGAGCGTCCGCCCGACGATGACCGTGGCGTTTTCGACGGTAGTGGAGGCAAAGTTGGTCGCTTCTGCGGTCAGCTTGTAGCTCCCGACCGGTAACTGAACCAGCACATACTCACCGTTGGCTTTGGAGGTCGTCGTTTGTTTGAAACCGGTTTGCGGGTTTTCAGCGGTTATGGTTGCATTGGCGATGGCCGCCCCGGTTTGGTCAATGACGACGCCTGCAATCTGTCCGGTCGTGGCTTGTGCCTGGGCCCAGGCTGGTCCTGAAAAGCCGAAGCACAATGCCACCGTAAGCAGCCAGAGCCGCTTCAGTCGCAAAACATCTCGCATGATGATTCTCCCTTTACACACAGAGGACAGGATAGAACCCAGACGGAGAACGTCGCTCGCACAAAGTCGCTGGACTGCCCGGCAGACCACCGTTGCTCGAAACGCCTTCCGCCATGAGAACCCTTTATTCAAGTTCGTTTGGCGTCATGAGGCCACACGTAACGCCATTATTCGCACTTATGTGAACACAGTGTGAACGAATGGGAAAGTGTTTTGCAATCAATTTTCAGCGTTTCGTCGGTCTTCCTGGACAGGCTTTGGTTAGAAGTGAAAGCTGCCGTGAAGCACGGTGACGGCACGGCCGCCGAGATTGACCCGTGTCCCACGGTCTTCGACGTGGACGATGCCGCCACGCCTGGAAGCCTGGAAGCCGATGAGCCGGGTTTTGCCGAGCTTGGCACTCCAGTAGGGAGCTAGGGAACAGTGCGCTGAACCCGTCACCGGGTCTTCTCCCACACCCTTGGCCGGAGCAAAGAAGCGTGAAACAAAGTCGTGGTCAGGGAGTCCATCCTGCGCTGTCGCCCGGCAGGTGACAATCGTGCCCCACTTGGGCAGGGTCGCCAGCAGGCGCATGTCTGGCTGGATGGAGCGCAGGATGTCTTCGTTCTCGACTTCGACGAGATAGTTCGACTCGCTGGCGCCGACGTAGGCCAGCGGCACGCCCAAGGCGGCAAACAACTCCATCGGTGCCACTGTGGGCGTGACAGGAATGGCGGGAAAATCCATCTCGATGTCGCCATCTGCGTGGCGAACGCAGGTGAGGACACCACTGGCTGTCTGAAAAAGCACCACGTCGTTGGCTGGAACGCGCCCCTGTTCGTAGAGCACGTGGGCGGCAGCCAGGGTCGCGTGGCCGCAGAGCTGGACTTCAGCTTCCGGGGTGAACCACCGTAGCTGCCACCGTCCGTCGGCGTCGGGCAGAACGAAGGCTGTTTCCGACAGGTTCATTTCCAGGGCAATGGACTGCATGAGCGTCCGGTCAAGGGCTTCATCGAGCAGACATACCGCCGCCGGATTGCCCCGGAAGGGTTTGTCCGTGAAAGCGTCCACTACCGTAAGCTGAATGGGCATGGATGATGACTCCCAGGTTGAGATGGGGGAAGCCTGGCTGCTTGTCGCTCAGCGGACTAGAGACGGTTGAGCGTCATCAGCAGGAACAACATGGGAAGATACACCACGGAAGCCCGCAACACCCGTCTGGCGGCCAGATTCGTCCGGGTGCGCGCCAGCACCAGGCAGGACTGAAGGAAAAGCGCGCCGAGCAACAGCGCCCCAGCCAGATATATCCAGCCCGAAAGCCCCAGCCAGAAGGGCAGAAGACTCAGCCCAACGGTAACAAGAGCCGTGATGAGCGTCTGGCGGATGGTACGACGGCCATCGGCTTCAATCACCGGCAGCATCCCGATTCCGG
This window contains:
- a CDS encoding WcaF family extracellular polysaccharide biosynthesis acetyltransferase yields the protein MTKVDLSRFDNAWYRPGPVFKRVLWMLVNAWIFKSDLPYPSALKVALLRLFGARVGQGVVIKPNVNIKYPWFLSIGDFTWIGEGAWIDNLAQVTIGAHACISQGAYLLTGNHDYTSPSFDLMVGPIVITDGAWIGAKSIVLPGTEIASHVVVAAGSVIGGKTEPYSIYRGCPAQWVRQRVLRTTEPSVAQVSQPS
- a CDS encoding TonB-dependent receptor, which produces MRDVLRLKRLWLLTVALCFGFSGPAWAQAQATTGQIAGVVIDQTGAAIANATITAENPQTGFKQTTTSKANGEYVLVQLPVGSYKLTAEATNFASTTVENATVIVGRTLNVNLTLGVEAVTGEVIEVTASGVSIQTTRSEADAIQNSTAIQNLPINGRRFQDFVTLSPNAQVEPRRQQISLSGQRGIYGANVNVDGMDYNQPFFGGIRGGERSNSAFTIPQESIREFQVVSAGYSAEFGRSTGGTVNAVTKSGTNEFHGTAFYLIRPQEAARTNDFFRAQEAQFVAQGITGKINAAPTQQQFGGSVGGPIVKNKFFFFFAYEQQRLRQTRSTAFPNLALVNPATLTPSQRAVYDFYVSEQGNFEQTNDAWAPLLRLDWQITSKNLLTVRYNFSYNRALNANSNGPQIFPTTNSSLANNGAERNRNNIGVVSLYSTLTPSLFNEFRFQFAREDRPRGSNSSRPTFNSFIGNVGAVAFLPTTQYDTRTQFVNNLTVLAGNHTMKFGFEYSRVFANQLFGFNQFGNYSLIGANTTLAVINGVQVPVVPPSAPPTAQRGRFDVAANYTVQIGNRFTEYTVHQLAFFGQDSWRIRPNFTLNYGLRWEGQYNPTPAANNTNLVNIVRSVQYPIDVPGLRRNPTQIPDVTNQYAPRLGIAWDPFNNGKSVFRANGGIYYATTPLLLFADATNNFRIPPGNLSAQIPFTLPAGFNQTAFDASPATAGYRAVMGTGAAPNTVFRQFLLAGINLNNFQLGALPTVTPAQLTQIANVLNQFLPAGATPFSLSAAAAPLFISEDFRNPRSVQANFGYEYQVARGLTFGVDFSLINTVYLQRNRQLNLPAPRINPDNIPGDISLRPIFNPTVAPFATRPNLGVGQLTVRESTARSLYRAMVLRAKFERRWGQFSAFYTLSDNVSDDDNEREAGGSFPANSFDLRAERGFSNIDRRHLFVVNPVIFLPYGFEVSSVVRLQSAFPVDGIVGNIGGGSADVNRDGTLGAGSGGQLDRPYRAPGQPFPRNAFRNRPVYNVDLRLQKRFKITESQDVTISGEFFNLFNLMGLQYSGAAVTSLCNFAGLTGNALIAAQRNCGIPQANVPLNPNFLSLRERNLNSPRLGQLLLNNTLGNSVFQFQVGVRYQF
- a CDS encoding glycosyltransferase family 4 protein, which translates into the protein MTRHRETVPSTSERLPTSAPSATPAPRLLILTHYFYPETAAVAQFTTEIAQDFARRGGEVMVVTSRAPYQRDAQPLPAHDRLGAIRIRRVLGTRFDKRRLWGRLLNLATFVAGAAIETTVGFRGYDVLLVCNAPLLGLVGWLGWMMQRRPYVCVVEDIYPDLAVRFGVLKEHSLVRRLWDAVNALVYDGAAAVITLGNRMRVTLEATHARSRGRFLPVRVIPSWADGTAIHPRPKAENPFALEHGTHDRLTVLYSGNMGLAHDLETVLAAADALRHDPRFFFLFIGDGGKRARLVGIAADKQLPNVKFLPYQPVERLPLSLTCADLSVVTMEPAAEGLIIPSKIYGSLAAGQAILALVGEHTEVADIIQAHACGVRIAPGDVAALVAALRRLADEPESLTAMQRRARECFEQHFRRELALDAYWEVVTSAMRTRPAH
- a CDS encoding PhzF family phenazine biosynthesis protein; the encoded protein is MPIQLTVVDAFTDKPFRGNPAAVCLLDEALDRTLMQSIALEMNLSETAFVLPDADGRWQLRWFTPEAEVQLCGHATLAAAHVLYEQGRVPANDVVLFQTASGVLTCVRHADGDIEMDFPAIPVTPTVAPMELFAALGVPLAYVGASESNYLVEVENEDILRSIQPDMRLLATLPKWGTIVTCRATAQDGLPDHDFVSRFFAPAKGVGEDPVTGSAHCSLAPYWSAKLGKTRLIGFQASRRGGIVHVEDRGTRVNLGGRAVTVLHGSFHF